From Mustelus asterias chromosome 5, sMusAst1.hap1.1, whole genome shotgun sequence, a single genomic window includes:
- the fam167aa gene encoding LOW QUALITY PROTEIN: protein FAM167A (The sequence of the model RefSeq protein was modified relative to this genomic sequence to represent the inferred CDS: substituted 1 base at 1 genomic stop codon): MATQSVPQLEIKLFEDGQDDPESQNDDHLRSLKALTQKLRLETRRPSYLEWKAKLXGKDWKSSKPSEDQGLPATKKASEEPSNLKRSAKQLSGSAVRDGSLTSGKFSGFENIDEALSWLRKELTEMRLQDQQLARQLMRLRSDINKLKIEQTCHLHQRMLNDATYELEERDELSDLFCDFPVTNAFTLSAPLKLIGVTKMNINSRRFSLC; the protein is encoded by the exons ATGGCCACACAGTCTGTGCCACAGCTTGAAATAAAGCTTTTCGAAGATGGGCAGGACGACCCAGAGAGTCAGAATGATGATCATCTGAGGAGCCTGAAAGCACTCACCCAAAAACTGAGGCTGGAAACCAGGAGACCTTCCTATCTCGAGTGGAAAGCCAAACTCTAAGGAAAAGACTGGAAAAGCTCAAAGCCATCAGAAGATCAAGGGCTCCCGGCGACAAAGAAAGCCAGCGAGGAGCCCAGCAACCTCAAGAGATCAGCGAAACAGCTCAGTGGGAGTGCCGTGAGGGATGGCAGTCTGACTTCAGGAAAATTCAGCGGCTTTGAAAATATTGACGAGGCACTGAGCTGGCTCAGGAAGGAGTTG ACGGAGATGCGCCTGCAAGACCAGCAGCTGGCGAGACAACTGATGCGCCTTCGCAGCGACATCAACAAGCTGAAGATTGAGCAGACCTGCCATTTGCACCAACGGATGCTTAACGATGCCACCTATGAACTAGAGGAGCGGGATGAACTGTCGGACTTGTTTTGTGACTTTCCAGTGACCAATGCCTTCACTCTGTCGGCACCCCTCAAACTTATCGGTGTGACTAAAATGAACATTAATTCCAGGAGATTTTCTTTGTGTTAA